In Leptospira fletcheri, the genomic window ATATTTCCGGGAGTAGGCCAATGAATCGGTGCGGGAAATAGTTTCTTGATCCTCTTGGTAGTCAGCTCTAAAGCGATCGTCAAAGCGGCTTCGATCCGACCGGAATAAGAGGTAACTTCCGTTTTAAAAAGAGTTCTTCCTACGATCGCAAAAGTCAAATGCATCATTTCTTTGGAGACATCCAATGAAGGTCTCGATTTCCAATCGTCGATCATCCGATTCGTTTCTTCCGCCATCACTTCTACGAATTCCGAAATTCTTTGGCGATGAAACGAGGGTTGGATCAGTTTCCGTTGTTTTTTCCAGAATTCCCCTTCGCTGTTCAATAACCCTCTTCCGAGGATTCTGCCCAACTCCCTATAAAACACACCCTTATGATAGTTTTGGTTGTTCTCCTGCAAAACCCGTCTTATATCCTCGGGTTGAGTGATCAAATGGATCGCGATTTGTCTGATTCCGAATCTTACGGTTTTGCCGTATTTTTCGTGTAACATCCTAAAAAAGCCGATCGTATCCCGGCTTAAGAAAGGCAGATAACGTAATGCGGGAATCCCGAAAGTTCCCGGAGGAAGGTGTACCCTTTTTTCCGGACCTGTTTCCTGTAAAGAAAGCACTGGATAAAACTCCCCGTCCGAATTCGGACGTTTTCTCGAATTTGTCACCCAACCAATCCGAGCTTAAAGAGTCTATAGCGGCAGATGAAAGTTCAAACCTGCCTTTTCTCGAAGAGAAAAAGCTCCGACCGAACTTATCTTTGTTCGAAGGAAGTTTCTATCAGCGTATCCACATCCGTAAGACGAGAATTCGGTAATTGTTGGTCTTGGAATTCTTCGTTCCCTAAATCCGGAGTCTGCATGCTAGTCTCGGCATCTTCATAGGTTCCTTCGATTTGTTCTTCCACCCAAACCTGCCAATTCGTTTGGCTGGGCTCCCCCGCGGGACGGACCAAAATGGAAGAAACCGCAATTACACCTACGGTAAAGCCGCTCATTGTAATCGCTGCAATCCATCGGATTCTGGACGTTCTCCTTTTCTGGAAAACCAAGCCGGACATTTGATCGTTCCAGCTTTGGCTTTCCAGGCGGCGAGCAATCTCGTCTTCGAGTCGAACTTTATCTTTTTCGTCCATCGCTCTTATGAATCGCTCCTATTCTCTAGCTTTCCTGAAAAAAAAGTTTTTTCAGCATCTGCTTTCCGCGGAAGGATCTGGATTTTACCGTTCCTTCCGGGATACCGAGTTTTTGGGCGATTTGTTGTTCTTTATATCCTTCCGAAACCAAGGCAAGGACCGATTTGTATTTCCAAGGAAGGTTGGAAATCAGATCCTTCAATTCCAATTCGGCACCGGTTTCATCGAATTCCTCTTTAGGATTCAGTATGGAATCCAGGACGACTTTCTCTTTCAGCCTAGAAGCTAGATTCGCCTGGCGAGTCCTCTTTTGGTTCATGCGCAAGGATTCGTTGCGCGCGATCGTATATAACCAGGTGCTATGCGAAGATTCCCCCCTGAACTTGTTGGCCGCCAAACTTTTGTAGGCGCGGATATACGTTTCTTGGGCGACGTCGTCTATCGAATCGTAAAACTCCTCGTACAGGTTTTTCTTTATTGCGGAGAGCACGATGTGCTTTGTCGAATCGATAAGAAGGGCAAATTCTTTTTGTTCCATGGTTTTTTTCCTCAGTGAAGGAACCCCGGTAGGGGCAATACAATTCTTTCGGGAACGAATAAGTTCAGGGGGAACCCGGGAGCTTCCCAATGCTCTTCGGGCAGGGCCAAGGACTCCTTTTCCTTCCCCCGCTTTCTCTGCTCTGAGGTTAACACCCTTTCGATCGCGAGCCGATGAGCGATCTGGTTCATCCGTATTTCGGACGTGTATTTCCCGATCGATTGTATAAGAACCCGAATCTTGGTTAGATCGGGGTTTTCCTCCATCAACAGGAGCTCCAGCTCAACCTGCTGCGGAGAGAGCAAACGGAGCCATTTTTCATGCTCCTTCTTATATTTACGGTTTATTCTCGCTATTTGTTCGAGCTGAGGCTCGGTAAGAGTATAACGATTTCTTAAGGATTCTATATCTCCGAAGACGAATCCTGCGGCCCTTTCTTGTCGGAAAGTAGAACCGGTACGAGTGGAATTCGAAAAATTGACGGACTTGGTTTTTACGAATTCTTCCGCGAAGACTTCGAAAGGAAAAATCAGGCTTACAGATATGAAGAGAGCCAGCATCCAATTTAGGTACCGCTTGTATTCGATTCCAACCATGATTTTCTCTAAATAAGACCCCATGCTGCTTCCGGCGTTTCCTAAGATCGACCGTAAAATCTCTATTTTCGAAAAAAACGCAACACGAAGTCGGTAGGAGAACATAATTCCGCTTTTTGGGAGTTTGTTCGGAAAAATTCTTTTCCACTTCGTTTATTAGACTTCCATTCGCATATGGGCAATTCCCTTCCTTCTAAATCTCCGCCTCCGATCTCCACTCGCTTCCAGAGGGAACAAAAGCGACTGTTTGTCATTTTTTCCCTGGTATTGTGCTTCGGAATTCCCGCGTCCATTGACCTCTCCATAGAGCGGGAATATGTCCTTAGGACAAATCATGCCGGTAATTACAGATCCTTGCGACCAGCTACGGTTGCCATCGTTCCGGGCGCCTCCGTCTATAAAAACGCTCCTTCCCCGGTGCTGAAAGACCGATTGGATTGTGCTGTGGAATTGTACAGGCAGGGAAAAGTCCGTAAGATCCTTTTGTCCGGAGATAACGGATCGAGCTATTACAACGAAGTCAAACCTATGCTTCTATACGTCTTGGAAAGAAAAGTGAACGAAAGAGACGTGTTCGTGGACCACGCAGGTTTCCGAACCTTGGATACTTTGGTTCGTGCAAAGCAAATCTTTCAGGTAAAAGACGCAATCTTTGTCAGTCAGAAATTCCACCAACCTAGGGCGGCTTTTATCGCAAAAAAGATCGGCCTGGAATTGCAATCCTACGAATCGGATCGTCGACCTTACGTTAGCGGACCGTTCAGCCGAGTTCGCGAATTCTTTGCTAGAACTCTTGCTTGGGTCGATATGAATTTGGCAAACACTGCGCCGAAATATCTCGGGAATCCCTATCCGATAGAAGGAAGCGGCATCAAAACTTGGAAAGGTTCCGTCCTTTAAGATAAGGAAAAATCATTGTCGCGCATGTGCTCGTAGATTTCCCGAACGGCATCCTTCACCGAAATCTTAGGCTTCCAGCCCAAATCTCTCAACTTGGAGTTATCTCCTTTAGAACGAAGCATTTCTGCAGGACGAATTCGAGCCGGATCGACTTCGGGACGGATCGCTTCTCCAGTAAACTCGATCAGCCAATGCAGAATCTCGGAAATCTTAGTCTCATTTCCGGAACAGATATTATAGATCTCTCCCGACTTTCCTTTTTCCGACAAAAGAACATATGCGGAAACCACGTCTTGGACATGCAGAAAATCCCGGGTCGGATTCAGATCCCCGACCATGATTTTTTTCGGCGAACCTTTGGAGGTCTGAGACATAGATTGCACTTCTAAAATCTGCCTACAGAAATTCGGAACGACGAATTTCGGATTCTGGCCTATCCCGATATGATTGAAGGGCCTCGCGACTATGGTCTCTAGGGATTCGATGCTTCTGGAATATTGTAGGCAATAGGTTTCGGCTGCGACTTTCGAGGAAGAATACGGATTGAGAGGAACCGGAATCGCATTCTCGGAAACCGGAAGATTTTCCGGCTTTAAATTTCCGTACACGTCCGCGGAGGAAACGTACAAAAACCGAACCTTACGTCCGGATTTTCCGAGTGACTCGAGTAAATTCAGGGTTCCGCCGACGTTAATCTCCAATGTTTCCATCGGGTCTTCGATCGCTTTTGGAACGAATGCTTGGCCCGCCAGGTGAAAAACGACATCGGGAACAAAATCATCCAATAATCTAGCAAGATTTGGGGAATCCCGTAGGTCACAGGTACGAAAAGCAAAGGACAAAGTCCTACTCTGCTCCCGAAGGCCTAAACCCAGAACCTCGTATCCGGGACGTTTCAGGAGCTCGCGGACAAGATATGTCCCTACAAATCCTTCTGCACCGGTTACCAGACATTTCATGGAACGAAAGATCGGCAAAAACCGAACAAAAATACGATTGTTTTGTCCACAGAGAAAAAAACAATCGAATAAAAGTCCCGGGCCTTATGGAAGAACGATCCCCCGACATCATCGAAATTAAAGACGCTGCCGTGAACGTTCGGGAGCTGATGGAAGAAATCGAATCCCGTCTAGCCAGGCGTCCTGTTACTAAAGAGGAATTGGAAAAACTCTCCCGTTGGAAGTTTTCTCCCGAATCCCCGGAGGGATATCGAGAGTTCGATGCCGCGGAAACAGCCCATCTTTTCGAGAAAGGGATCGCTCCTCCGAAATTTACGAATCCTAAGTTTCGATTCATTCGCGGGCCTTTGCGCTGGATCTTCATCAGCATGGTGGAGTTCTACGCGTTTTTGGACAAGAAACTCGCAGAGAATAGAACCCGCGCATTTTACAGCGTATTAAACGAACTGATTCTCCTAAGAGGGGATCATGAAAAACTGAAGCGGAAGTTCGAACGTTTTTATAACGAATTTGTTGAATTGAATTATTCCCTACGCAGGGAAATAAAACCGGAGTTTCTCTGGTCCAGTGAATTCCTGTACGAAGAAGAAACGCTGGAAGAGAGCGAAAAACTTCTCGTTTCCATGATCACTCCGGCAGATTCCGTATTAGTATTGAATCCTGAATGGGGGAAGTTCCTAAAACATCTCCTAAAAGCGCAGATCGAGTTTCGCTGCGTTTCTTGGAATACGAACCAGTACGAATTTATAAAGGAACAAATCTACAACTCCGCGGAAAATCTTTCTTTCGATGAGTTGCTTCCTCAGCCTCCTCTTCCTTCAAAAATCGTGATGCCTTCGAATCTTTGTCTCCTGCCGAATTGGGTCTTAGAAAAATTGTTCCGAAATCTTGCCCAAAAATCCGCTCCCGGGACGGAACTTCTCTTCCGATATTCCAATTTTTCCAACCGGTTCGCTTCGCCGTTTCAACCGGTTTTACTGACTCAGATAGGAGAATCGTCCCTAAGAGAATTTCTCCGCAAGTTAGGATTTAAAAACGTAGCAGAGACGAAAGTCGGCGACGGATTTGCCGTAGTCAGCTTTAGAAAATGAAGGTATACCAACATATCACCGAATTCCGCGATCGGGACGGGATCGGAAACGATATAAAAGGAATACGATCCGCATTGGAATCGATCCGAATTCCCTCGGAAATCGTATGCTTGGCGGACCTGAGCTCAGGAGAACTACCTGTTCAAAATTTTTATAATATAGATTGGGTCGGCATCCCGGGTAACGATCAAGTCCACATTCTCCAATACGGAGGCCCGGGATATCCGCTGGACGATTTTCTTGCGTTGCGCGGAAGAAAATTCATCCGATTTCAAAACGTTACTCCTCCGGCTTTTTTCCAGCCTTTTTTGGAAGAGGATATGTTCCAACTCTTCTCGTTGGAATTTAAAAAATCCGTTATAGAATTGCACAAGATGAAGCGTTACGTGCAGGCGTTTCTTCCGAGTTCGAAATTCAGCGCTTCCAATCTGGAAGATCTGAATATAACGCATTCGAAAGTTTTACCGATAGTCAGGAAATACGTTTGGTCGGAAAGAAATCGTCGAAAAAAAAACGGTCATACTCTGGGTTTTGTCGGAAGATTGATCCCCAACAAAAAAATCGAGGACTTGCTTCTATTAGTCTATTTCCTGAAGCGAATCAACAATAAATATAGAATCCTAGTATGCGGATCTGTCCCTACCTACTTCGAGGAGTACTTCGCTAAACTGAAAAAAATGGCTTGGGATTTAGGTCTGGGGGAAAACCTGCAATTCAGAATGGGGCCGACCGACCATGAAATGGATCGCTTTTGGGACGAAATGGACGCATACGTTAGCATGAGCGAACACGAAGGATTCGGAATCCCGTTGGTGGAAGCTTTGAGCAAAGACTTGCCCGTCTTCGCATATTCCTGCACGGCTGTCCCCGAAACCCTTCGCGGCGCCGGATTCCTGTTTAATAATAAGGACTTAAACGGTCTGAGAAAATTGGCCGAGTGGATCCACCTGATCCTCCAAACCGAAGGTTCCGGAAAACCTTTGACCGGAGAAGAAGCATCGGTTAAGCGAAGAGAAGTTGTGGAGGAATACAATTCTATTCCCTTTGAACGTTTTTTTAAACAACTTTTGACGATTCGGGAAACGGCTTCCTCCGCTTATTAAGAATGGCAAGACAAAATATCCATCAATTCGCTGCGGGCTTTAATTTAGGGGACGCGATTTCGAACGAAATGCAATCCCTAAAGTCGGTGTTCCGAAGACTAGGCTATTCTTCCGAAATTTTCGCCGAAAATACCGGTCCAGGAACCGGAGCGCTGGTAAAGAAGTACAAATATTGTCATGCGAAAAACAAGGATATCATATTCTATCATCATTCCATCCATTCTTCCGTGTTCGAATATATACAGAGAATGAAATGTCCGAAAGTTCTGGTTTATCACAACGTTACTCCTCCTTCCTATTTCGAAAAATACGATCTGAAACTGACTTATCTTTTAGGGCAAGGGCGTGAAGAACTCTCGCAGATACGCGACGAATTCAATGCTGTGTTCGCGGTTTCGGATTTCAACAAACGGGAATTGGAGGAATTAGGTTATGAAAACGTAAAAATATTACCCATAACTTATCAAATTCCGCCCAAACCGAACTTCGTGGCTTCCCGCACGGACGAATTACAATTTAGGGGACCTAGATTCCTATTTGTGGGAAGGATTACGCCGAATAAAAAACAGGACGATCTGATCCGATTCGCTTATTATTACTCCAAGACATTCGGCCCCGATTTCCAGCTTTTTCTGGTAGGATTCAGTTCCAAAGAATTGTATCTATATCGCGAAGAACTGGAACGGATGCTGGATTTTTACAAGTTGAGACAAAACGTTATCATTACCGATTTTTTGTCCGAAGAGAGTCTGCAAAGGATTTACAGGGAATGCGACCTATTTATTTCCATGAGCGAACACGAAGGATTTTGTGTTCCGTTGTTGGAAGCCATGGTCCACGGAATTCCGGTAATGGCCTACGACGCCGGGGCAGTCCGGGAAACTCTTTCCGGAGCAGGGGTCTTATTTAAGGAAAAACGAATGGATCTACTCGTTGGACTCGCGAACAAGATCGTAAACGACCCTGAATTAAATCGGGCCGTTCTGAAAACTCAGGAAGAACGGATCGGGAACTTTTCAAGAGTTCGCCCAGAATCCATTTTGAGGCCGGTCCTTGCAGAACTCGCGTAGACGATTAGCCATAGTGACTCCTATTTTTTCCGATCGCATTTCCGGCGGTTCGGAAAGATTGATTTTTTCCTACACTTTGATGCTTTCCAAATTTTACGAAGTAACGGTATTATCCACGCGGACTTTGGATTACATTACTTGGAAAAACCAAATTCCCGTCAAAGAACTCACCCCGGTCCAGCTTGGCCCGGATACTGAAAAAAAGATCTCCTCCGAATGGTTGCCGGCCGATTCCGAAAACCGTATTCGGATCCTTCGATTTTCAGTGGATAAGGAGCGAAACATTCGTAAATTCAATAAATTCTCCGATAAGGTACTGAAAGAACGGCCTTACTCCTCCTTCCTGACAGGAACGTTCACTTCTCAAGAAGATCGGGAATGGACTTGGATCGACATGCAGGGACCTTATTGTCCCGATTTGATCCAATATATAGAAACGAATGAAAGGGATTATGACCTCTTCATTTTCATATCCTACCTATATTACCCGATGGTTCACGGATTACCTCTAGTCGCGAAAAAATCCCTTGTCATACCCACTCTTCACGACGAACCTCCGGCTAAATTGTCCGTTTATAAAAATCTGTTCAAAGACGACTCCGCTTACAGTTTTAATACTCCCGAGGAAAGAAATTTATTCGAAAATATATACGGGTTTTCGCCT contains:
- a CDS encoding glycosyltransferase family 4 protein gives rise to the protein MKVYQHITEFRDRDGIGNDIKGIRSALESIRIPSEIVCLADLSSGELPVQNFYNIDWVGIPGNDQVHILQYGGPGYPLDDFLALRGRKFIRFQNVTPPAFFQPFLEEDMFQLFSLEFKKSVIELHKMKRYVQAFLPSSKFSASNLEDLNITHSKVLPIVRKYVWSERNRRKKNGHTLGFVGRLIPNKKIEDLLLLVYFLKRINNKYRILVCGSVPTYFEEYFAKLKKMAWDLGLGENLQFRMGPTDHEMDRFWDEMDAYVSMSEHEGFGIPLVEALSKDLPVFAYSCTAVPETLRGAGFLFNNKDLNGLRKLAEWIHLILQTEGSGKPLTGEEASVKRREVVEEYNSIPFERFFKQLLTIRETASSAY
- a CDS encoding NAD-dependent epimerase/dehydratase family protein, producing MKCLVTGAEGFVGTYLVRELLKRPGYEVLGLGLREQSRTLSFAFRTCDLRDSPNLARLLDDFVPDVVFHLAGQAFVPKAIEDPMETLEINVGGTLNLLESLGKSGRKVRFLYVSSADVYGNLKPENLPVSENAIPVPLNPYSSSKVAAETYCLQYSRSIESLETIVARPFNHIGIGQNPKFVVPNFCRQILEVQSMSQTSKGSPKKIMVGDLNPTRDFLHVQDVVSAYVLLSEKGKSGEIYNICSGNETKISEILHWLIEFTGEAIRPEVDPARIRPAEMLRSKGDNSKLRDLGWKPKISVKDAVREIYEHMRDNDFSLS
- a CDS encoding RNA polymerase sigma factor, which codes for MEQKEFALLIDSTKHIVLSAIKKNLYEEFYDSIDDVAQETYIRAYKSLAANKFRGESSHSTWLYTIARNESLRMNQKRTRQANLASRLKEKVVLDSILNPKEEFDETGAELELKDLISNLPWKYKSVLALVSEGYKEQQIAQKLGIPEGTVKSRSFRGKQMLKKLFFQES
- a CDS encoding glycosyltransferase family 4 protein, which encodes MARQNIHQFAAGFNLGDAISNEMQSLKSVFRRLGYSSEIFAENTGPGTGALVKKYKYCHAKNKDIIFYHHSIHSSVFEYIQRMKCPKVLVYHNVTPPSYFEKYDLKLTYLLGQGREELSQIRDEFNAVFAVSDFNKRELEELGYENVKILPITYQIPPKPNFVASRTDELQFRGPRFLFVGRITPNKKQDDLIRFAYYYSKTFGPDFQLFLVGFSSKELYLYREELERMLDFYKLRQNVIITDFLSEESLQRIYRECDLFISMSEHEGFCVPLLEAMVHGIPVMAYDAGAVRETLSGAGVLFKEKRMDLLVGLANKIVNDPELNRAVLKTQEERIGNFSRVRPESILRPVLAELA
- a CDS encoding glycosyltransferase family 4 protein yields the protein MQNSRRRLAIVTPIFSDRISGGSERLIFSYTLMLSKFYEVTVLSTRTLDYITWKNQIPVKELTPVQLGPDTEKKISSEWLPADSENRIRILRFSVDKERNIRKFNKFSDKVLKERPYSSFLTGTFTSQEDREWTWIDMQGPYCPDLIQYIETNERDYDLFIFISYLYYPMVHGLPLVAKKSLVIPTLHDEPPAKLSVYKNLFKDDSAYSFNTPEERNLFENIYGFSPSIEAVIGMHLEIPDQSSTLRKPAKIEDSPCDFLYVGRIDEGKGVSELVDFFGEWQSRSGRKDRLLLAGKGDTKLMHKLTKNPFVSALGFLEESEKARHIAEADLLINPSPMESFSIILMEAWIRRTPVLVNGRSDVLRGHCIRSNGGLYYVDRESFIATAEYLVSHPKEREAMGISGSRYVELNFNPETVEKKLIGIVERTIRRRYSE
- a CDS encoding SanA/YdcF family protein produces the protein MGNSLPSKSPPPISTRFQREQKRLFVIFSLVLCFGIPASIDLSIEREYVLRTNHAGNYRSLRPATVAIVPGASVYKNAPSPVLKDRLDCAVELYRQGKVRKILLSGDNGSSYYNEVKPMLLYVLERKVNERDVFVDHAGFRTLDTLVRAKQIFQVKDAIFVSQKFHQPRAAFIAKKIGLELQSYESDRRPYVSGPFSRVREFFARTLAWVDMNLANTAPKYLGNPYPIEGSGIKTWKGSVL
- a CDS encoding LIC_10202 family protein, with the translated sequence MEERSPDIIEIKDAAVNVRELMEEIESRLARRPVTKEELEKLSRWKFSPESPEGYREFDAAETAHLFEKGIAPPKFTNPKFRFIRGPLRWIFISMVEFYAFLDKKLAENRTRAFYSVLNELILLRGDHEKLKRKFERFYNEFVELNYSLRREIKPEFLWSSEFLYEEETLEESEKLLVSMITPADSVLVLNPEWGKFLKHLLKAQIEFRCVSWNTNQYEFIKEQIYNSAENLSFDELLPQPPLPSKIVMPSNLCLLPNWVLEKLFRNLAQKSAPGTELLFRYSNFSNRFASPFQPVLLTQIGESSLREFLRKLGFKNVAETKVGDGFAVVSFRK